From Amphritea atlantica, a single genomic window includes:
- a CDS encoding cell division inhibitor: protein MLHAVSSFNSSEPVMPGLIRPTAAQPHQSGLAGKITEIVLQGSDFGEMTMLLPLLAQLSKDDRWFAWIAPPAALPKSLLEAAGIDLRKVMLLQPDQSHSTYQLACQALNAGTCHAVISWPGVLSNDELAGLEDAATNGKSHGIVIRDRRLT, encoded by the coding sequence ATGTTGCATGCAGTTAGCAGTTTCAACAGCTCAGAACCCGTTATGCCTGGACTTATTCGTCCGACAGCAGCACAACCACATCAATCAGGGCTTGCCGGCAAGATCACCGAAATTGTTTTGCAAGGTAGTGATTTTGGGGAAATGACCATGTTACTGCCGCTACTTGCACAATTGAGCAAAGACGACCGGTGGTTCGCCTGGATCGCTCCGCCTGCCGCTCTGCCAAAGAGCTTGCTGGAAGCCGCAGGTATCGACCTGAGGAAGGTAATGCTACTACAGCCCGATCAAAGCCACTCAACCTACCAACTGGCCTGTCAGGCACTTAATGCAGGCACCTGCCATGCGGTCATTAGCTGGCCCGGGGTTCTGAGTAATGATGAACTTGCAGGACTGGAAGACGCTGCGACAAATGGCAAGAGCCACGGCATCGTCATCCGGGATCGTCGCCTCACCTGA